One window of Mediterraneibacter butyricigenes genomic DNA carries:
- a CDS encoding ABC transporter substrate-binding protein → MKKKRLMAAGLAVLMTASMITGCGSSDSKKEAKSDAKGSVYYLNFKPEADAQWQELAEEYTKETGVTVEVVTAASNQYETTLKSEMGKSKAPTLFQVNGPVGLSSWKDYCYDLSGSDVYKELTSDDFALKEGDAVYGIGYAVESYGIIYNKELLKKAGYSQDDIKGFDDLKKVAEDITNRKDELGFSAFTSAGMDGSSDWRFKTHLANLPIYYEYKADGIDNTDAIKGTYLDNYRNIWNLYINNATCSPKQLSTKTADDAISEFVTEQAVFYQNGTWAYSDIADIGDDNLGMLPIYIGVEGEEDQGLCTGTENYWCVNKKASEDDIQATLDFMNWCVTSETGTKAMCGTADAMPSGADGMGFVIPFNGNLESSNPLVNIANDYVSEGKTPVSWNFSTMPSEQWKNDLGSALTTYASDQTDSNWDLVKSAFVDGWAKEAAASK, encoded by the coding sequence ATGAAAAAGAAAAGATTGATGGCAGCTGGACTGGCAGTTCTGATGACCGCATCCATGATAACCGGTTGCGGCAGTTCTGACAGCAAGAAAGAAGCAAAAAGTGATGCAAAAGGATCTGTTTACTATCTGAATTTCAAGCCGGAAGCAGATGCACAGTGGCAGGAACTTGCTGAAGAGTACACAAAGGAGACTGGAGTAACGGTAGAAGTTGTTACTGCTGCTTCCAACCAGTATGAAACTACACTAAAGAGTGAGATGGGTAAATCAAAAGCCCCTACATTATTCCAGGTAAATGGACCTGTTGGTCTGTCCTCATGGAAAGATTACTGCTATGATCTCTCTGGTTCAGATGTTTATAAAGAACTTACTTCTGATGATTTTGCATTAAAGGAGGGAGATGCAGTATATGGTATCGGATACGCCGTTGAATCTTACGGTATCATCTATAACAAAGAATTACTGAAAAAAGCAGGATATTCACAGGATGATATCAAAGGATTTGATGACCTTAAAAAAGTTGCAGAAGATATCACAAACAGAAAAGATGAGTTAGGATTCTCAGCATTTACATCTGCCGGAATGGATGGTTCTTCTGACTGGAGATTTAAAACACATCTTGCTAACCTTCCTATCTACTATGAATACAAAGCAGACGGAATTGACAATACAGATGCGATTAAAGGTACTTACCTCGATAACTACCGTAACATCTGGAATCTGTACATCAATAATGCCACATGCAGTCCAAAACAGTTAAGTACCAAGACAGCCGATGATGCAATTTCTGAATTCGTAACAGAGCAGGCAGTCTTCTACCAGAATGGTACATGGGCATATTCTGATATCGCTGATATCGGAGATGATAATCTCGGAATGCTTCCTATTTATATTGGTGTAGAAGGTGAAGAAGACCAGGGACTTTGTACCGGTACTGAGAACTACTGGTGTGTAAACAAGAAAGCTTCTGAAGATGATATTCAGGCTACTCTCGATTTCATGAACTGGTGTGTAACTTCTGAAACAGGTACAAAAGCAATGTGCGGTACAGCAGACGCTATGCCTTCCGGTGCAGATGGTATGGGATTTGTAATTCCATTCAATGGAAATCTTGAATCATCTAATCCACTTGTAAACATTGCAAATGATTATGTAAGCGAAGGAAAAACTCCTGTTTCTTGGAACTTCTCTACGATGCCTTCTGAGCAGTGGAAGAATGACCTTGGTTCTGCACTTACAACTTACGCATCCGATCAGACAGACAGTAACTGGGATCTTGTTAAATCTGCATTCGTAGATGGATGGGCAAAAGAAGCCGCAGCAAGCAAATAA
- a CDS encoding carbohydrate ABC transporter permease, translating to MKNKTSGIFATLFFTIISILFVAPIFIVLMNSFKKKAFISLSPFSLPDEKSYTGFENYITSITKYEFIKAVGWTLFITVISVVVILVCCSMCAWYITRVKNKLTKLIYLLCVFSMVIPFQMVMFTLSGTADSLHLNTPWGIVIVYLGFGAGLAVFMFCGFVKSIPIEIEEAAMIDGCNPIKTFFSVVLPIMKPTYISVGILEAMWIWNDFLLPYLVLDIKKYKTISIVVQYMKGSYGRVDMGAIMACLIMAIIPVIVFYLSCQKYIIKGVAAGAVKG from the coding sequence ATGAAAAATAAAACAAGCGGTATTTTTGCCACTCTCTTTTTCACCATAATCTCTATTCTTTTCGTGGCACCGATTTTTATCGTTTTGATGAATTCTTTTAAGAAAAAAGCTTTTATCAGTCTTTCACCATTTTCACTGCCTGATGAGAAGAGTTATACAGGTTTTGAAAACTACATCACAAGTATTACAAAATATGAATTTATAAAAGCAGTTGGCTGGACATTATTTATCACAGTTATTTCTGTAGTTGTAATTCTGGTATGTTGCTCTATGTGTGCCTGGTACATTACCAGAGTAAAGAACAAACTGACAAAACTAATCTATCTTTTATGTGTATTTTCTATGGTTATACCATTCCAGATGGTTATGTTTACCCTATCCGGAACAGCAGATTCTCTTCATCTGAATACTCCTTGGGGAATCGTAATCGTTTATCTCGGTTTCGGTGCCGGACTGGCGGTCTTTATGTTTTGCGGTTTTGTGAAATCAATTCCAATTGAAATTGAAGAGGCAGCTATGATTGATGGGTGTAATCCAATCAAAACATTTTTTTCAGTGGTACTTCCTATTATGAAACCGACTTATATCTCTGTTGGTATTCTGGAAGCTATGTGGATCTGGAATGACTTCCTTCTTCCTTATCTTGTCCTGGATATTAAAAAATATAAAACGATTTCTATCGTTGTACAATATATGAAAGGAAGTTATGGACGTGTAGATATGGGAGCCATTATGGCATGCCTGATCATGGCAATCATCCCTGTCATTGTATTCTACTTAAGTTGTCAAAAATATATCATAAAAGGAGTTGCCGCAGGTGCTGTAAAGGGTTAA
- a CDS encoding LacI family DNA-binding transcriptional regulator yields the protein MTIKDIAQLSGYGISTVSRVINNHPDVSDKARRRIMEVIEETNFQPNSNAKHLKMRASSSIAIIVKGNQNILFNGILEQIQQLLLKNNEETRVSYLDEDANEINYAMSLCREKNPKGIFFLGGDLEYFERDFKHIHVPCVLLTNSGKDLKFPNLSSLSTDDATASEAVIDYLVDQGHTNIGILGGNLSDTQISYKRLTGCIAGFKKHHLDFQQDLQFEPCRYSIEEGYEATLQLLKRNPSLTAIFAFGDIIAFGAMRAIRDLGKRIPEDISLVGYDGIDFSRFSIPRLTTIRQDTSQMAKQGVDLMLQRIHYPYKAVHKIIPYELVKSESVKKINEN from the coding sequence ATGACGATCAAAGACATCGCACAGTTATCCGGATATGGCATTAGTACTGTATCACGGGTTATAAATAATCATCCGGATGTCAGCGACAAGGCACGACGGCGGATTATGGAGGTTATTGAGGAGACGAATTTCCAGCCCAATTCCAACGCAAAACACTTGAAGATGAGAGCCAGTTCTTCTATCGCCATTATTGTTAAAGGAAATCAAAATATTCTGTTTAACGGAATCCTTGAGCAGATCCAACAGCTTCTTTTGAAGAACAACGAAGAGACTCGCGTCAGCTACCTAGATGAAGATGCAAATGAAATTAATTATGCCATGAGTCTTTGTCGTGAAAAAAATCCCAAAGGGATCTTTTTTCTCGGCGGGGATCTGGAATATTTTGAAAGAGATTTCAAACACATACATGTACCTTGCGTTCTGCTTACTAACAGCGGAAAGGATCTGAAGTTTCCTAATCTTTCCTCCTTGTCGACAGATGATGCGACAGCATCTGAAGCAGTGATTGACTATCTGGTAGACCAGGGACATACAAATATCGGAATCCTTGGGGGAAACCTTTCCGACACACAGATCAGCTACAAACGTCTGACTGGCTGTATTGCCGGATTTAAAAAGCATCATCTGGATTTTCAACAGGATTTACAATTTGAACCTTGTCGTTATTCTATTGAAGAGGGTTACGAGGCTACTCTCCAACTATTAAAACGTAACCCATCATTGACTGCAATTTTTGCTTTTGGTGATATTATTGCATTTGGTGCAATGCGAGCTATTCGAGATCTTGGCAAAAGAATTCCGGAGGATATTTCTCTGGTGGGATATGATGGCATTGACTTCTCCCGTTTTTCTATCCCAAGACTTACAACGATCCGCCAGGATACCTCTCAGATGGCCAAACAAGGCGTTGATCTGATGTTACAGCGGATTCATTATCCCTATAAAGCAGTTCATAAGATTATCCCTTATGAATTGGTTAAATCAGAAAGTGTCAAAAAAATTAATGAGAACTGA
- a CDS encoding DUF4866 domain-containing protein — protein sequence MSLVLPREEEVENMFSRILSSDVYCKRLLDTFYDHMCDDNRSVDSDPTHFAEVLLNAYKNGDVSALLLELCHRSMFDLLKEAYLIPKRFHGKCGENPVLLTDADGNLLEEKKGLVSRHEYKKFHEVYEAHHAAPRSKLYLADGYDLVRYYTQDMELNEKAENRERGILILYALPDTKKLGLTEAQAYDVIWSTFHEIQEEAYSAVVYYGQETGTKSGKSFDELGVLLPIRQFESKMLQHFGVIDGLVLACREKMIKTAGIDSLDL from the coding sequence ATGTCATTAGTTTTACCTCGAGAAGAAGAAGTTGAAAATATGTTTTCCCGGATTCTTTCCTCTGATGTCTACTGCAAAAGACTTCTGGATACCTTTTACGATCATATGTGTGACGACAATCGTTCTGTCGATTCCGATCCCACACATTTTGCGGAAGTTCTATTAAATGCTTATAAAAACGGAGATGTCAGCGCTTTACTGCTCGAACTGTGCCACCGCAGTATGTTTGATCTGCTCAAGGAAGCTTATCTGATTCCAAAACGTTTTCATGGAAAATGCGGGGAAAATCCAGTGCTTCTGACGGATGCTGACGGAAATCTTCTTGAAGAGAAAAAAGGACTGGTTTCCAGACATGAATACAAAAAGTTTCATGAAGTATATGAGGCGCATCATGCCGCCCCCCGGTCAAAATTATATCTGGCTGATGGCTATGATCTGGTTCGGTACTACACCCAGGATATGGAACTTAACGAGAAAGCCGAAAACAGAGAGCGGGGAATTCTGATTTTATATGCACTTCCTGATACGAAAAAGTTGGGACTGACCGAGGCACAGGCTTATGATGTAATCTGGTCCACCTTCCATGAGATTCAGGAAGAAGCCTATTCTGCCGTTGTATATTACGGACAGGAGACCGGCACCAAATCCGGAAAATCTTTTGACGAACTCGGCGTGCTTCTTCCGATTCGCCAATTCGAATCAAAAATGCTCCAACACTTCGGAGTCATCGACGGCTTGGTCCTTGCCTGCCGTGAAAAAATGATAAAGACTGCCGGCATCGACAGTCTGGATCTATAA
- a CDS encoding carbohydrate ABC transporter permease: protein MEKSIKRYWPIFLVPTMAAFMIGFIVPFLEGIYLSFCDFTTIKDASFVGLENYVKAFSDNTFTHAFSFTTAFAIVTLILINVLAFAVALALTQKIRGTNIFRTVFFMPNLIGGIVLGYVWQLIFDGILGKFDLALKLNAKFGFWGLVILICWQQIGYMMIVYIAGLQAIPGSLNEAAMIDGANARQRLFKITIPMMMPSITICTFLTITNSFKLFDQNLSLTSGEPMHQTEMMALNIYDTFYGRVGFEGVGQAKAVIFFVIVVAIGLIQLRATRDKEVQQ from the coding sequence ATGGAAAAATCAATCAAACGTTATTGGCCAATTTTTCTGGTTCCTACTATGGCAGCTTTCATGATTGGATTTATCGTTCCTTTCCTGGAAGGCATTTATCTTTCCTTCTGTGATTTCACAACTATCAAAGATGCCTCTTTTGTAGGACTTGAAAACTATGTAAAAGCTTTCTCTGATAATACATTTACACATGCATTTTCTTTTACAACTGCTTTTGCAATTGTCACTTTAATACTGATCAATGTGCTTGCATTTGCTGTTGCACTTGCACTCACACAGAAGATCAGGGGAACAAATATTTTCCGTACCGTATTTTTTATGCCTAACCTGATCGGTGGTATCGTTCTTGGTTATGTATGGCAGTTAATCTTCGATGGTATTCTTGGCAAGTTTGATCTGGCATTAAAATTGAATGCAAAATTTGGTTTCTGGGGTCTGGTGATCCTGATCTGCTGGCAGCAAATTGGTTACATGATGATCGTCTATATCGCAGGTCTTCAGGCAATCCCAGGGTCATTGAATGAAGCAGCAATGATTGATGGTGCGAATGCAAGACAACGTCTGTTTAAAATCACCATCCCAATGATGATGCCTTCCATCACTATCTGTACATTCTTAACAATCACAAATTCTTTCAAACTGTTTGACCAGAACCTTTCACTGACTTCCGGTGAACCAATGCATCAGACAGAAATGATGGCATTAAACATTTATGATACATTTTACGGCCGTGTAGGATTTGAAGGAGTTGGTCAGGCAAAAGCAGTGATCTTCTTTGTGATCGTAGTAGCAATTGGTCTGATTCAGCTTCGCGCAACCAGAGATAAGGAGGTTCAGCAATAA
- a CDS encoding adenylosuccinate synthase gives MLTAVTGINWGDEGKGRVIDLLAEHADIVVRYQGGNNAGHTVVTDQGKFVLNLLPSGILHPDVVCVLGDGMVVDLEHLEREIAQIESNGISISPEHLKLSSRATISMPWHRVQDELEEDRLAKSGSAFGSTRRGIAYAYSDKYRKKTLRLGDLLHLEEPGMQNRLKMMLESKNMELAGCYHQEPMSYSALLTWCKKEAQHFAPYICDTGSYLEQALQHGKKVLLEAQLGAMRDIDYGIFPYTSSSSTISAYGPIGAGIPGAHLDHVVGVLKAYSTCVGAGPFVAEHALSETWMESLRKAGGEYGAATGRPRRVGPFDAVASRYGLKCQNADQIALTKLDVLSQFDEIPIIVGYKKDGQFVDHFNPMDNLELCEPVLKYIPGWKEDISSCTSWEQLPENARSYILQIEELLNHEISFISVGAKREQYLLTHGAKEMFLCH, from the coding sequence ATGTTAACTGCTGTTACCGGAATTAACTGGGGCGATGAAGGAAAAGGACGAGTCATTGATCTTCTCGCCGAACATGCCGATATTGTCGTACGTTATCAGGGTGGAAATAATGCCGGCCACACTGTCGTCACAGATCAGGGGAAATTCGTATTAAATCTGCTGCCTTCTGGCATTTTGCATCCAGACGTTGTCTGCGTTCTCGGTGACGGCATGGTCGTCGATCTGGAACATCTGGAACGGGAAATTGCCCAAATTGAATCCAACGGAATCTCGATCTCACCGGAGCATTTGAAGCTCTCCTCCCGCGCCACAATCTCAATGCCCTGGCATCGTGTTCAGGACGAATTGGAAGAGGATCGACTTGCCAAATCCGGTTCTGCTTTCGGATCCACCAGACGTGGAATTGCCTATGCTTACAGTGACAAATACCGAAAAAAAACTTTACGGCTCGGAGACCTTCTGCATTTAGAGGAACCAGGTATGCAGAATCGTCTGAAAATGATGCTGGAATCCAAAAATATGGAATTGGCCGGATGTTACCACCAGGAACCTATGTCCTACTCTGCTTTGCTCACCTGGTGCAAGAAGGAAGCGCAACACTTTGCGCCTTATATCTGTGATACCGGCAGTTATCTGGAACAAGCTCTGCAACATGGAAAAAAAGTGCTATTAGAAGCACAGCTGGGAGCCATGCGTGATATTGATTACGGAATTTTCCCTTACACGTCTAGTTCTTCCACTATCTCAGCCTATGGACCAATCGGAGCCGGTATTCCAGGTGCTCATTTAGATCATGTGGTTGGCGTTCTCAAAGCTTACTCCACCTGCGTTGGTGCCGGTCCGTTTGTGGCAGAACACGCCCTGAGCGAAACCTGGATGGAATCCCTGCGAAAAGCCGGTGGCGAATATGGCGCTGCCACTGGTCGTCCTCGTCGTGTCGGTCCGTTTGATGCGGTTGCCAGTCGTTATGGTCTGAAATGTCAGAATGCTGATCAGATTGCTTTGACCAAATTAGATGTTCTCAGTCAGTTTGATGAAATTCCGATCATTGTCGGTTATAAAAAAGACGGACAATTCGTAGACCATTTTAATCCCATGGACAATCTGGAGCTCTGCGAACCGGTTCTGAAATATATCCCGGGATGGAAGGAAGATATTTCTTCCTGCACCAGTTGGGAGCAGCTCCCTGAAAATGCCCGTTCTTACATTCTGCAGATTGAAGAATTACTGAATCATGAAATCTCATTTATTTCTGTCGGTGCAAAACGAGAACAATATTTACTGACACATGGTGCAAAGGAGATGTTTTTATGTCATTAG
- a CDS encoding LysR family transcriptional regulator: MNVNFEYYKIFYYVAKYHNFTKAARALCNSQPNVTRAMNCLEHELNCTLFVRTNRGVHLTPEGERLYTRVSVAVQQLQTAEEELSESVGLEHGSVSIGASETALNIYLLDRLHKFHLEYPGVRLKLCNDSTPEAIRSVRSGEIDFAVVTTPVKVEVPLKEIRLRSFQEILVGGKTFTALASQELSLKDLKDYPLISLGRETTTYHFYEKLFLEHGAELVPDTEAATTDQVLPLVKNELGLAFLPEEMAEEALKKHEIIQMDLKEGIPSRHVCMIYDAKRPMSAAAQKLKKLLQEEKMAMDTE, from the coding sequence ATGAATGTAAATTTTGAATATTATAAGATTTTCTATTATGTAGCTAAATATCATAATTTTACAAAAGCAGCGCGGGCACTGTGTAACAGTCAGCCTAATGTGACACGTGCTATGAATTGTTTGGAGCATGAATTGAATTGCACGCTGTTTGTAAGGACGAATCGAGGGGTGCATCTGACACCGGAAGGAGAGCGGTTATATACCAGGGTATCTGTGGCAGTGCAGCAGCTTCAGACGGCCGAAGAAGAGTTATCGGAAAGTGTGGGACTGGAGCATGGAAGTGTGTCGATCGGAGCCAGTGAAACAGCCTTAAATATTTATTTACTGGACAGGCTGCATAAATTTCATTTGGAGTATCCTGGGGTGAGACTGAAACTTTGTAATGATTCTACACCTGAGGCGATTCGTTCCGTGCGAAGCGGCGAAATTGATTTTGCAGTCGTAACAACGCCTGTAAAAGTAGAAGTTCCGTTAAAAGAAATCAGGTTGCGCAGTTTTCAGGAAATCCTGGTGGGTGGAAAAACATTTACTGCTCTGGCCAGTCAGGAGTTGTCTCTGAAAGACCTGAAAGATTATCCGTTGATCAGCTTGGGCAGAGAGACGACAACTTATCATTTTTATGAGAAATTATTTCTGGAACATGGAGCAGAACTGGTGCCGGATACGGAAGCAGCAACAACCGATCAGGTTCTGCCATTAGTTAAAAATGAGTTAGGACTGGCTTTTTTGCCAGAAGAAATGGCAGAGGAAGCACTTAAAAAACATGAAATCATTCAGATGGATTTGAAAGAAGGAATTCCCAGTCGACATGTGTGTATGATTTATGATGCAAAGCGTCCGATGAGTGCAGCGGCTCAAAAATTAAAAAAGCTGTTACAGGAAGAAAAAATGGCAATGGATACAGAATAA
- a CDS encoding ABC transporter ATP-binding protein codes for MAEVSLKHIKKVYPNTEKKRKKGSSEKKSNLLVTEEGVVAVQDFNLDIKDKEFIVLVGPSGCGKSTTLRMVAGLEEITDGELFIDGKKMNDVEPKDRDIAMVFQSYALYPHMTVRENLEFPLKLRKMPKDEINRKVDQAAEILGITQYLDRKPKALSGGQRQRVAIGRAIVREPKVLLMDEPLSNLDAKLRNQMRAELIKLRQGINTTFMYVTHDQTEAMTLGDRIVIMKDGVVQQIGTPQEVFDHPVNLFVAGFIGMPQMNFFDAELIENAGKYQVEVEGIKVELSEEKEKNLAAKGVKSQKVTLGIRPEHISLAKPGSQSVTGMIEVSEMMGSAIHLHATAAGKDTIIIVQTMDLNGKNLSDLSIGKEVSFTFRGSEVHVFDQNGFNLEV; via the coding sequence ATGGCAGAGGTAAGTTTAAAGCACATTAAAAAAGTTTACCCGAACACAGAGAAAAAGAGAAAAAAGGGTTCATCCGAGAAGAAGAGTAATCTTTTAGTGACCGAGGAAGGGGTTGTAGCTGTCCAGGACTTCAATCTGGATATCAAGGATAAAGAGTTTATTGTACTTGTTGGTCCTTCCGGATGTGGAAAGTCAACAACTCTGCGTATGGTAGCAGGACTGGAAGAAATCACAGACGGTGAGCTCTTTATTGATGGCAAGAAAATGAATGATGTGGAACCTAAGGACAGAGATATCGCAATGGTATTTCAGAGTTATGCTCTGTATCCACATATGACTGTCCGTGAGAATCTGGAATTCCCATTAAAGCTTAGGAAGATGCCAAAGGATGAAATTAACAGGAAAGTAGATCAGGCAGCAGAAATACTTGGAATCACACAGTATCTGGACCGTAAACCCAAAGCTTTATCAGGAGGGCAGCGTCAGCGAGTTGCAATTGGACGTGCAATCGTGCGAGAACCAAAAGTACTTTTGATGGATGAACCGTTATCCAATCTGGATGCAAAACTACGGAATCAGATGCGTGCAGAGCTCATCAAATTGCGTCAGGGAATTAATACTACTTTCATGTATGTGACGCATGATCAGACAGAAGCCATGACGCTGGGAGATCGTATTGTGATCATGAAAGACGGAGTTGTGCAGCAGATCGGAACTCCGCAGGAAGTATTTGATCATCCGGTGAATCTGTTTGTGGCAGGATTTATCGGTATGCCACAGATGAATTTCTTCGATGCAGAATTGATCGAGAATGCGGGAAAATATCAGGTGGAAGTTGAGGGGATTAAAGTAGAATTGTCGGAAGAAAAGGAGAAGAATCTGGCAGCAAAAGGTGTAAAGTCCCAGAAGGTCACGCTTGGCATACGCCCGGAGCATATTTCTTTGGCGAAGCCTGGATCACAGTCAGTTACAGGCATGATCGAAGTATCTGAGATGATGGGAAGTGCAATTCATCTGCATGCTACAGCAGCAGGAAAGGATACGATTATCATCGTGCAGACAATGGATCTGAATGGAAAAAATCTTTCAGATCTTTCAATCGGAAAAGAAGTATCTTTTACATTCCGCGGAAGTGAAGTACATGTATTTGATCAGAATGGATTTAATCTGGAAGTATAA
- the malQ gene encoding 4-alpha-glucanotransferase, whose amino-acid sequence MVRAAGILMPITSLPSPYGIGTLGQAARDFIRFLEKSGQTYWQILPICPTGYGDSPYQSSSTFAGNPYMIDLDDLVSEGLLLSSDYEDLFWGDEPTKINYKLLYEQRFAVLKKSVGNVSANMADSLATFMQTESYWLDDYALYMAVKNHFGGTAWSQWPEPVRLRNSDTLEKLKTTLAEDILFWKTIQFLFFHQWKKLKEYAGQHHIQIIGDLPIYVSDDSADVWAHPEQFYLDEHLRPKEISGCPPDGFSENGQLWGNPLFNWDFMKENDYSWWIMRIAHQMKTYDVLRIDHFRGFDSYFAIPSGDKNAKNGVWRKGPGIDFFQTVKEKLGDLPIIAEDLGFLTDSVHQLLHDTGFPGMKVLEFAFDTRDTGYGYLPHCYTRNCIVYTGTHDNETINGWFETAPKEDTINAIRYLRLTKEEGYHWGMMRSAWASVSDTAIMQMQDLLGLGHEARLNTPSTLGNNWTWRCRPEDISDELAERLYEEMRIYERLPQI is encoded by the coding sequence ATGGTGAGAGCTGCAGGTATTTTAATGCCCATTACTTCTCTTCCTTCCCCTTATGGAATAGGAACCTTAGGTCAGGCCGCACGTGATTTCATCCGGTTTCTCGAGAAATCCGGACAAACATACTGGCAGATTCTTCCTATTTGTCCAACCGGATACGGAGATTCTCCCTATCAGTCATCTTCTACCTTTGCAGGAAATCCTTATATGATTGATCTTGACGATCTTGTTTCAGAAGGATTACTGCTTAGCAGTGACTATGAAGATCTCTTCTGGGGAGACGAACCTACAAAAATAAACTATAAACTACTATATGAACAGCGTTTTGCTGTTCTAAAAAAATCTGTCGGAAACGTTTCCGCAAACATGGCTGACAGTCTGGCTACATTTATGCAGACAGAATCTTACTGGTTAGATGATTATGCCTTGTACATGGCTGTTAAGAATCATTTTGGCGGAACTGCATGGTCCCAATGGCCGGAACCGGTAAGACTTCGTAACTCTGATACATTGGAGAAGTTAAAAACAACTCTTGCGGAAGATATTTTATTCTGGAAAACCATCCAGTTCCTTTTCTTCCATCAATGGAAAAAACTAAAAGAATATGCCGGACAACATCACATTCAGATCATTGGGGATCTCCCTATCTATGTTTCTGATGACAGCGCAGATGTATGGGCTCATCCTGAACAATTTTATCTGGATGAACATTTACGCCCGAAAGAGATTTCCGGCTGTCCTCCGGATGGATTTTCTGAAAATGGACAACTCTGGGGAAATCCATTATTTAATTGGGATTTCATGAAAGAAAATGATTATTCCTGGTGGATCATGCGAATTGCTCATCAGATGAAAACCTATGATGTATTGAGAATTGATCATTTTCGCGGATTTGATTCCTATTTTGCAATTCCGTCCGGAGATAAAAATGCCAAAAACGGTGTCTGGCGAAAGGGGCCAGGAATTGACTTCTTTCAGACAGTAAAAGAAAAACTCGGTGATCTTCCAATCATTGCTGAAGATCTCGGATTTTTAACGGATTCTGTCCACCAACTACTGCATGATACCGGATTTCCCGGAATGAAAGTATTGGAATTTGCCTTTGATACCCGTGACACCGGTTATGGCTATCTGCCTCATTGTTACACCAGAAACTGTATCGTATATACTGGCACCCATGACAACGAAACCATCAATGGCTGGTTTGAAACAGCTCCTAAAGAGGATACCATCAATGCAATCCGTTACCTTCGCTTGACCAAAGAGGAAGGATATCATTGGGGCATGATGCGTAGTGCATGGGCAAGTGTTTCTGATACTGCAATCATGCAGATGCAAGATCTTCTTGGTCTTGGCCATGAAGCCCGGCTCAATACCCCCTCTACACTGGGAAATAACTGGACCTGGCGATGCAGACCTGAGGATATCTCAGATGAACTCGCTGAGCGATTATACGAAGAAATGAGAATATATGAGAGACTTCCTCAAATATAG